A DNA window from Hydra vulgaris chromosome 13, alternate assembly HydraT2T_AEP contains the following coding sequences:
- the LOC136090334 gene encoding uncharacterized protein LOC136090334 isoform X1 → MVKAVLVKYLGERKIVIANNSSIIDFLNNVSKKFASTSGNICGITWNGCNVDEDTFVAILNEQNLEVEAMSLPVSKLYSSSFCQMSSCLPAEYCSKHSSNPPLLTYDETPTSHQQSSDQSNLESAADVSEPVFIQEALAQKRGFSQSSLTGISSQLSYTAQVAFASNPLTNAIQKVKLNCCICDFKTYRPYIMISHLKLHGQAGSVVCDNCFTKFKSVRGFQLHYKNCLIPITMIEDVEEIDDTVEEIDIEILTENRKLGALALHLRGKYRCSENVVNIIFSNLKDILTDNTPKEELSTICQQLSAEYLRKQYFKNAFNVPKVESISENGLQGSYISFKEILKFILISPEYDKCLENSTEILISLFSDDLGITNPIGKSRGNHKLWVLYFQLLNVADYSLSKTFSIFSLSITGSKSVKNKIFMKSLLLDLVQSLNELSLFDSSTLTDTKGKRFTVKLKNFIGDSLACNAIAGFKEGFNRKVLRCCRVCNSTRSDMLIHNRHSQCIVRDIEEHKIRVQELDNPLPNNVKNGQNCMVFILQAFYQKLEILMSQNKCFLIPCMIC, encoded by the exons atggtCAAAGCTGTTCTTGTTAAGTATCTTGGCGAACGAAAAATTGTTATTGCTAATAATAGCagtattattgattttttaaataatg ttTCAAAGAAGTTTGCTAGTACAAGTGGGAACATTTGTGGAATCACATGGAATGGATGTAATGTGGATGAAGATACTTTTGTTGCCATTCTAAATGAGCAAAATCTGGAAGTTGAGGCCATGTCTTTGCCAGTGTCTAAACTTTATTCAAGCTCTTTCTGCCAAATGTCATCATGCTTACCAGCAGAATATTGTTCAAAGCATTCATCCAATCCTCCACTATTGACTTATGATGAGACACCTACTTCACACCAACAATCTAGTGACCAATCAAATTTAGAGAGCGCAGCCGATGTATCTGAACCAGTATTTATTCAAGAAGCTTTAGCTCAAAAACGTGGGTTTTCACAGTCTTCATTGACAGGCATTTCCAGTCAACTATCTTATACTGCTCAAGTGGCTTTTGCATCTAATCCACTAACAAATGCAATccaaaaagtaaagttaaattgttgtatttgtgattttaaaacatatagacCTTATATAATGATATCTCATCTAAAATTACATGGTCAGGCAGGTTCAGTAGTATGCGataattgttttactaaatttaaaagtgttagAGGTTTTCAACTTCATTATAAAAACTGTCTCATTCCAATTACTATGATTGAAGATGTTGAAGAAATTGATGACACAGTTGAAGAAATTGACATTGAGATTCTAACAGAGAATAGAAAGCTTGGTGCATTAGCTCTACACCTGAGAGGAAAATATAGATGTTCTGAAAATGtagtcaatattattttttcaaatttaaaagatattttaactgATAACACACCAAAAGAAGAGCTATCTACAATTTGCCAGCAATTATCAGCAGAATATTTAAGAAAGCAGTACTTTAAAAATGCTTTCAATGTACCAAAAGTTGAATCTATTTCTGAAAATGGCTTACAGGGATCctatatttcatttaaagaaatacttaagtttattttgATATCCCCTGAATATGATAAGTGTTTAGAAAATTCTACTGAAATATTGATTTCATTGTTTTCAGATGATTTAGGTATTACCAATCCAATAGGTAAATCGAGAGGAAACCATAAGTTGTGGGTTTTGTATTTTCAGTTGTTAAATGTAGCTGATTATAGCCTcagtaaaactttttcaatattttcctTATCAATAACTGGTtctaaatcagttaaaaataaaatcttcatgAAATCACTTCTACTTGATTTAGTTCAATCTCTAAATGAGCTATCTTTATTTGATTCCTCAACTCTAACCGATACTAAAGGTAAGCGATTCACAGTTAAATTGAAGAACTTCATTGGTGATTCGTTAGCATGTAATGCAATTGCTGGTTTTAAGGAAGGCTTTAACAGGAAGGTTCTTAGGTGTTGTCGAGTTTGTAATTCTACTCGTTCAGATATGCTTATTCACAATAGACATTCTCAGTGTATTGTTCGTGATATAGAAGAACATAAGATAAGAGTCCAAGAACTTGATAATCCACTCCCAAACAACGTCAAAAATGGTCAAAATTGTATGGTGTTCATTCTGCAAGCATTTTATCAGAAATTAGAAATTTTGATGTCACAAAACAAGTGCTTTTTGATCCCATGCATGATTTGCTAG
- the LOC136090009 gene encoding histone-lysine N-methyltransferase SETMAR-like, translated as MATQPTIIRSCLLYEFKLGRNATQAAKNICTAFGEGTVSERTAQKWFQRFSSGDESIEDLPRSGRPLLVDEDELKNAVESDSSQTCQELAVRFAVSVETIRLHLHAIGKAWKLSRWVPHKLSIDNKKQRLTICTSLLSRHNVEPFLDRLLTCDEKWIVYNSTKRCYHWLSLDDPIPKTPKPNLNERKVLLCIWWTTAGVVHYELLPTGQTITGLVYSAQLQRVHDLLLVKQPALVHRRGVLLLHDNARPHTARVTQDKFQSLGWESLPHPPYSPDLSPTDFHFFLSLGNHLKGQQFRDQDAVEMELKAFIDSKDREFFRSGINKLVLRWEKVLDANGDDFDE; from the coding sequence ATGGCAACCCAACCAACGATTATTCGGTCTTGCTTACTTTACGAGTTCAAACTTGGAAGGAATGCAACACAAGCGGCCAAAAACATCTGCACAGCATTTGGAGAAGGTACAGTAAGTGAACGCACAGCACAGAAGTGGTTTCAGCGATTCTCTTCGGGAGATGAGTCCATCGAAGACCTGCCGCGTTCTGGACGCCCATTGTTGGTTGATGAGGATGAACTGAAGAACGCTGTCGAGTCTGACTCCAGCCAAACTTGCCAAGAACTTGCAGTGAGGTTTGCTGTGAGTGTTGAAACCATCCGCCTGCATCTGCATGCGATTGGGAAAGCGTGGAAGCTGAGTCGGTGGGTTCCGCACAAATTGTCGATCGACAACAAGAAGCAACGGCTTACGATCTGCACATCACTCTTATCACGCCACAATGTTGAGCCTTTTCTTGATCGTTTATTGACATGCGACGAAAAATGGATTGTGTACAACAGTACCAAGCGTTGCTACCATTGGTTGTCCCTCGATGACCCCATCCCAAAGACACCCAAGCCCAATCTCAACGAGCGGAAGGTTTTGCTCTGCATTTGGTGGACTACAGCTGGTGTGGTGCATTACGAGCTGCTCCCAACAGGCCAAACCATTACTGGACTGGTCTACTCAGCACAGCTGCAACGAGTTCACGACCTGTTGCTTGTAAAGCAGCCTGCACTGGTGCACAGGAGAGGAGTTCTGCTTCTCCACGACAACGCGAGACCGCACACCGCTCGCGTGACTCAGGACAAGTTCCAAAGCCTTGGTTGGGAGAGTTTGCCTCATCCACCATACTCGCCAGACCTCTCCCCTACTGATTTCCATTTTTTCCTTTCCCTGGGAAATCATTTAAAAGGACAGCAGTTCCGAGACCAGGACGCGGTTGAAATGGAGTTGAAAGCTTTTATAGACTCAAAGGACCGAGAATTTTTTAGAAGTGGAATAAATAAGCTTGTTTTACGTTGGGAAAAGGTTTTAGATGCTAATGGTGACGATTTTGATGAATAA